In Armatimonadota bacterium, the following proteins share a genomic window:
- a CDS encoding NAD(P)H-dependent oxidoreductase subunit E — MSDLIQLGAVNERPKAPKADELELKFSQTAIDQLEALKSHYPEVKACILPGLWIAQREYGGFLSANAIAEVAHRLNRSYAEVEGVATFYSMYNTAHAVGKHMIEVCTCLTCHMCGAYRIGDYLKEKLGIGYGETTADGLFTLHEVECLNACDRAPLLQVGDQYHGPVDKTYVDKLIEDLKSQEPTVTQLADSIVKVHLRDGKL, encoded by the coding sequence ATGAGCGACCTCATCCAACTCGGAGCCGTCAACGAAAGGCCAAAGGCACCCAAGGCCGACGAACTGGAACTCAAGTTCTCACAGACCGCAATTGACCAGTTGGAGGCCCTCAAATCCCACTATCCCGAGGTCAAGGCGTGCATCTTGCCCGGGTTGTGGATTGCGCAACGGGAGTACGGCGGTTTCCTTTCCGCCAATGCGATCGCCGAAGTGGCCCACAGGCTCAACCGGAGCTATGCCGAAGTGGAAGGGGTCGCCACGTTTTACAGCATGTACAACACCGCCCACGCTGTGGGCAAACACATGATCGAGGTCTGCACCTGCCTGACCTGCCACATGTGCGGCGCCTACCGGATTGGGGACTACCTCAAAGAAAAGCTCGGCATCGGATACGGCGAAACAACGGCCGATGGGCTTTTCACCTTGCATGAAGTCGAATGTCTGAACGCCTGCGATCGGGCGCCCCTACTGCAAGTTGGAGACCAATACCATGGCCCCGTCGACAAGACTTATGTTGATAAGCTGATCGAAGACCTCAAATCTCAGGAGCCGACCGTCACCCAACTGGCCGATTCCATCGTCAAAGTGCACTTGCGTGATGGGAAGCTGTAA
- a CDS encoding PEP-CTERM sorting domain-containing protein — MNVYKIGALSGLATLALAANASGSYSTGFEEFTAGNIDGQGGWSINSNANHQGIVQSAVKFSGDQALEIRTQDNEATQNSFMGVIDGLRTPLIDKSGESTTINGPALNNQWTCSFWFRTPDAAIANNTSSNFEDPYGGILELNPSFSNGSSGSRYANLGLYDAALDTQNYWNGDFGYSSGLILDIYSISSPGNSFDSIAAANLSYATWYRIDMSVLFADGENGDGTNNDIFTVSVSDASNTPLGTAVGSTWEYGFRNASWGTGGPMSIDNFSVRSMRDTGNRNLGYIDDLTMESVPEPGTIALFALGATAALKRRKK; from the coding sequence ATGAACGTCTACAAAATCGGGGCCCTGTCGGGCCTTGCCACCCTTGCTTTGGCGGCCAACGCCTCGGGCAGTTACTCCACCGGATTCGAAGAATTTACTGCCGGAAACATCGACGGCCAAGGAGGCTGGAGCATCAATTCTAATGCCAACCACCAGGGCATCGTCCAATCCGCAGTCAAGTTCAGCGGCGACCAAGCCCTTGAAATCCGAACCCAAGACAACGAAGCCACGCAAAACAGTTTCATGGGGGTCATCGATGGACTCCGCACCCCCTTGATCGACAAATCAGGCGAATCCACTACGATCAACGGGCCCGCGCTCAACAACCAATGGACATGCAGTTTCTGGTTCCGGACGCCCGATGCGGCCATTGCCAACAACACCTCCTCAAACTTCGAAGATCCCTACGGCGGCATTTTGGAACTCAACCCCAGCTTCAGCAACGGGTCCAGTGGAAGCCGATATGCCAACCTTGGCCTGTATGATGCTGCCCTGGACACCCAGAATTATTGGAACGGCGATTTCGGGTATTCGTCGGGCCTGATCCTCGACATCTATTCGATCAGTAGCCCCGGCAATAGCTTCGATTCGATCGCGGCGGCCAACCTGAGCTATGCCACCTGGTACCGCATCGACATGTCGGTGCTGTTCGCCGATGGCGAAAACGGGGATGGAACCAACAACGACATCTTTACCGTCAGCGTTTCGGACGCCTCCAACACCCCGCTGGGAACCGCAGTCGGTTCCACATGGGAGTACGGATTCCGCAACGCGAGTTGGGGTACCGGCGGCCCGATGTCGATCGACAACTTCTCCGTCCGGTCGATGCGAGACACCGGAAATCGCAATCTCGGATACATCGACGACCTGACGATGGAATCCGTCCCCGAGCCGGGAACGATTGCCTTGTTCGCCCTTGGTGCAACGGCCGCACTCAAGCGACGCAAAAAGTAA
- a CDS encoding GNAT family N-acetyltransferase, with product MARIPGAKRGSNGLAPQNTVASLYVHPDFYRQGLGTALLRACANKALERGHEGMMIGVFRDNVRAKNFYLKLGAELFKAGWFAVDGIKYPEEILIFTRGSEIFLP from the coding sequence GTGGCAAGAATTCCTGGCGCCAAACGCGGTTCAAACGGATTGGCCCCACAAAACACGGTGGCCAGCCTTTATGTGCATCCTGATTTCTACCGCCAGGGGTTGGGCACCGCCCTACTGCGGGCCTGCGCCAACAAGGCCCTGGAAAGAGGGCACGAAGGCATGATGATCGGCGTGTTCCGCGATAATGTCCGAGCCAAAAACTTCTACCTGAAACTTGGGGCGGAGCTGTTCAAAGCCGGGTGGTTTGCTGTCGATGGCATCAAATATCCGGAAGAAATCCTCATCTTTACTCGTGGGTCTGAAATCTTTTTGCCTTAG
- a CDS encoding NADH-quinone oxidoreductase subunit D, which yields MSQTFIPSTETVFEKTGENTMIVNMGPQHPSTHGVLRVICELEGETIIRAKCVIGYLHTGMEKEAEYQTYHKCVVMTDRMDYLNANGNNLAHALAVEKLIGCEVPKRGQYLRVILAELSRIASHCIWLGTGALDLGAMSPFFYIVQQRELILDMFEMFSGVRMMPSWIVPGGLRGDMPAGFEVKLRKFLKEFHGELKVVEDLLVENPIFKERTQDVGILTGAEALALGCSGPIARGSGVAFDLRKAQPYSSYEDFDFDIPIGHVGDVYDRFLVRIAEMKESCRIIQQAIDGLPEGPVSTLDRKIAPPPRQELDNSMESVIHHFKLYTEGFHAPAGEAYAAVEGSKGELGFYVVGDGTNRPYRWHERPSSFMNLKALEVLAVGRLIADVIAIIGSIDIVLGEIDR from the coding sequence ATGAGCCAGACTTTCATCCCCAGTACCGAAACCGTGTTCGAAAAAACCGGCGAGAACACGATGATCGTCAACATGGGGCCCCAACACCCATCCACCCACGGTGTGCTCCGCGTCATTTGCGAACTCGAAGGCGAAACCATCATCCGCGCCAAGTGCGTCATCGGCTACCTGCACACCGGTATGGAAAAGGAGGCCGAATACCAGACCTACCACAAATGCGTCGTGATGACCGACCGCATGGATTACCTCAACGCCAATGGCAATAACCTGGCCCATGCGCTGGCCGTTGAAAAACTCATCGGGTGCGAAGTGCCCAAGCGCGGCCAATACCTGCGCGTCATTCTCGCCGAACTCAGCCGGATCGCCAGCCACTGCATCTGGCTCGGCACCGGTGCCCTCGACCTGGGTGCCATGAGCCCGTTTTTCTACATCGTCCAACAGCGCGAACTCATCCTGGACATGTTCGAAATGTTCAGCGGAGTGCGCATGATGCCCAGCTGGATCGTCCCTGGCGGGCTGCGGGGCGACATGCCCGCCGGGTTCGAAGTCAAACTCCGCAAGTTCCTCAAGGAGTTCCACGGCGAACTCAAAGTCGTTGAAGATTTGCTTGTCGAAAACCCGATCTTCAAGGAACGCACCCAGGACGTCGGCATCCTGACCGGCGCCGAAGCCTTGGCCCTCGGCTGCAGCGGACCCATCGCCCGGGGGAGCGGGGTCGCTTTTGACCTCCGCAAAGCCCAGCCCTATTCCAGTTATGAGGATTTCGATTTCGATATTCCCATCGGCCACGTCGGCGATGTCTACGACCGGTTCCTTGTCCGCATCGCGGAAATGAAGGAATCCTGCCGCATCATCCAACAAGCCATCGACGGGTTGCCAGAAGGGCCGGTCAGCACCCTCGACCGCAAAATCGCCCCCCCGCCCAGGCAAGAACTCGACAACAGCATGGAATCGGTCATCCACCACTTCAAGCTCTACACGGAAGGGTTCCATGCGCCAGCCGGCGAAGCCTACGCCGCGGTCGAAGGATCCAAAGGTGAACTCGGGTTTTATGTGGTGGGCGACGGGACCAACCGCCCCTACCGCTGGCACGAAAGGCCGTCGAGCTTTATGAACCTCAAGGCGCTTGAAGTGCTCGCCGTGGGCCGGCTGATCGCCGACGTGATCGCCATCATCGGTTCGATCGACATCGTGCTTGGCGAAATTGACCGGTGA